One window of Triplophysa rosa linkage group LG8, Trosa_1v2, whole genome shotgun sequence genomic DNA carries:
- the LOC130558479 gene encoding C-X-C chemokine receptor type 3-like isoform X2, translated as MDFHTEVINISDFTIFYYDDFYTYSYDYNYSGGDVCGPESSMHFDSIFILVFYCLALVVGLVGNGLVLVVLWKKRMSWNVTDIFILHLSLADVLLLLTLPLWAVEAVKGWSFGTGLCKLTGALFTISLQCGVFMLVCISLDLYLSVIHAVQMKPMVIHCCCLTIWIFCLLLSIPKWMFLQVFVNDRHQDKKECVSLCPSKFSYLAPRLLYHVVGFALPAIILLYCFTCILLRLKCGSHYMQKKRALRVIVALVLSFLISWTPYNITLIIDTIRSANSSDQTSCANTTALNRALTVTSALGFLNWCITPVLYAFEAGTFRKHLLV; from the exons ATGGATTTCCACACAGAAGTCATCAATATAAGTgattttactattttttattatgatgaCTTCTACACCTACAGCTATGATTATAACTATTCTGGTGGTGATGTGTGTGGtccggagtccagcatgcactTTGATTCCATTTTTATTCTAGTCTTTTACTGTCTGGCACTGGTAGTGGGGCTGGTGGGAAATGGTCTGGTGCTTGTAGTGCTGTGGAAGAAAAGGATGAGCTGGAATGTCACGGACATCTTCATTCTTCATCTGAGTTTAGCTGATGTTCTGCTGCTGCTGACGCTGCCACTGTGGGCGGTAGAGGCGGTGAAAGGATGGAGCTTTGGCACGGGACTCTGCAAACTCACAGGAGCTTTGTTCACG ATCAGTTTGCAATGTGGTGTTTTCATGCTGGTCTGCATCAGTCTtgacctctacctgtcagtcatCCACGCAGTGCAGATGAAGCCCATGGTGATACATTGTTGCTGTCTGACCATCTGGATTTTCTGTCTACTGCTCTCCATTCCCAAATGGATGTTCCTCCAGGTCTTTGTAAATGATAGACATCAAGATAAAAAAGAATGTGTTAGCTTGTGCCCTTCAAAATTTTCGTATCTGGCTCCTCGTCTGCTCTATCATGTGGTGGGCTTCGCTCTGCCTGCAATAATCCTTCTTTATTGTTTCACTTGCATCCTGCTGCGGTTGAAGTGTGGATCCCATTACATGCAGAAGAAACGGGCCTTGCGTGTCATTGTAGCCCTAGTACTGTCCTTTTTAATCAGCTGGACGCCCTATAATATCACCCTCATCATTGACACTATCAGAAGTGCTAATTCCAGTGACCAAACATCGTGTGCCAACACTACAGCATTAAATAGAGCCCTAACAGTTACTTCTGCTTTGGGCTTTCTAAACTGGTGCATCACCCCAGTGCTTTACGCTTTCGAGGCCGGAACGTTTCGGAAGCACCTGCTGGTTTAA
- the cxcr3.1 gene encoding C-X-C chemokine receptor type 3.1, with protein sequence MVFDRKVTIIATDLDLSPDYNSSYNYSYDYNYSGGDVCGPESSMHFDSIFIPVLYSLALVVGLVGNGLVLVVLWKKRMSWNVTDIFILHLSLADVLLLLTLPLWAVEAVKGWSFGTGLCKLTGALFRINFYCGIFMLACISFDRYLSIIHAVQMYSRKKPMVIHYCCLTVWLFCLLLSIPDWMFLKATMDSRRQDKTECSIPNRKLRLASHVLYHVVGFALPAAMLLFCYTRILLRLKSGSQCVQKKRAMHVIVALVLAFFISWTPYNITLMIDTVHNINDNIYNQTSCAGRTALDVALTATSTLAYLHCCVNPVLYAFVGVKFRQQVLDMLRPLGITIKRPAGLMSRRSSAWSESVDTSHTSAF encoded by the exons ATGGTTTTTGACAGAAAAGTCACCATTATAGCAACTGATCTTGACTTGTCTCCTGATTACAACTCCAGCTACAACTACAGCTATGATTATAACTATTCTGGTGGTGATGTGTGTGGtccggagtccagcatgcactTTGATTCCATTTTTATTCCAGTCCTTTACTCTCTGGCGCTGGTAGTGGGGCTGGTGGGAAATGGTCTGGTGCTTGTAGTGCTGTGGAAGAAAAGGATGAGCTGGAATGTCACGGACATCTTCATTCTTCATCTGAGTTTAGCTGATGTTCTGCTGCTGCTGACGCTGCCACTGTGGGCGGTAGAGGCAGTGAAAGGATGGAGCTTTGGCACGGGACTCTGCAAACTCACAGGAGCTCTGTTCAGG ATCAATTTCTACTGTGGAATTTTCATGCTGGCCTGCATCAGTTTTGACCGCTACCTGTCCATCATCCACGCAGTGCAGATGTATTCTCGTAAGAAGCCCATGGTGATACACTATTGCTGTCTGACCGTCTGGCTGTTCTGCCTATTGCTCTCAATTCCTGACTGGATGTTCCTCAAGGCCACCATGGACTCTAGACGTCAGGATAAAACAGAATGTTCAATACCTAATCGTAAATTGCGCCTGGCCTCTCATGTGCTCTATCATGTGGTGGGCTTTGCTCTGCCCGCAGCAATGCTTTTGTTCTGTTACACTCGCATCCTGCTGCGGTTGAAGAGTGGCTCCCAGTGCGTTCAGAAGAAGCGGGCCATGCATGTCATCGTAGCCCTGGTACTGGCCTTCTTTATCAGTTGGACACCATATAACATCACCCTCATGATTGACACCGTTCACAATATCAATGACAATATCTATAACCAAACATCCTGTGCCGGCCGAACAGCATTGGATGTAGCACTCACAGCTACTTCCACCTTGGCCTACTTACACTGCTGTGTCAACCCAGTGCTTTACGCTTTCGTGGGGGTGAAATTTCGGCAGCAGGTGCTGGACATGCTGAGGCCACTAGGAATTACAATCAAGCGCCCAGCAGGGCTGATGTCACGGAGGAGCTCGGCATGGTCAGAGTCGGTGGACACCTCACATACTTCTGCTTTCTGA
- the LOC130558479 gene encoding C-X-C chemokine receptor type 3-like isoform X3 yields the protein MDFHTEVINIIFYCLALVVGLVGNGLVLVVLWKKRMSWNVTDIFILHLSLADVLLLLTLPLWAVEAVKGWSFGTGLCKLTGALFTISLQCGVFMLVCISLDLYLSVIHAVQMKPMVIHCCCLTIWIFCLLLSIPKWMFLQVFVNDRHQDKKECVSLCPSKFSYLAPRLLYHVVGFALPAIILLYCFTCILLRLKCGSHYMQKKRALRVIVALVLSFLISWTPYNITLIIDTIRSANSSDQTSCANTTALNRALTVTSALGFLNWCITPVLYAFEAGTFRKHLLV from the exons ATGGATTTCCACACAGAAGTCATCAATATAA TCTTTTACTGTCTGGCACTGGTAGTGGGGCTGGTGGGAAATGGTCTGGTGCTTGTAGTGCTGTGGAAGAAAAGGATGAGCTGGAATGTCACGGACATCTTCATTCTTCATCTGAGTTTAGCTGATGTTCTGCTGCTGCTGACGCTGCCACTGTGGGCGGTAGAGGCGGTGAAAGGATGGAGCTTTGGCACGGGACTCTGCAAACTCACAGGAGCTTTGTTCACG ATCAGTTTGCAATGTGGTGTTTTCATGCTGGTCTGCATCAGTCTtgacctctacctgtcagtcatCCACGCAGTGCAGATGAAGCCCATGGTGATACATTGTTGCTGTCTGACCATCTGGATTTTCTGTCTACTGCTCTCCATTCCCAAATGGATGTTCCTCCAGGTCTTTGTAAATGATAGACATCAAGATAAAAAAGAATGTGTTAGCTTGTGCCCTTCAAAATTTTCGTATCTGGCTCCTCGTCTGCTCTATCATGTGGTGGGCTTCGCTCTGCCTGCAATAATCCTTCTTTATTGTTTCACTTGCATCCTGCTGCGGTTGAAGTGTGGATCCCATTACATGCAGAAGAAACGGGCCTTGCGTGTCATTGTAGCCCTAGTACTGTCCTTTTTAATCAGCTGGACGCCCTATAATATCACCCTCATCATTGACACTATCAGAAGTGCTAATTCCAGTGACCAAACATCGTGTGCCAACACTACAGCATTAAATAGAGCCCTAACAGTTACTTCTGCTTTGGGCTTTCTAAACTGGTGCATCACCCCAGTGCTTTACGCTTTCGAGGCCGGAACGTTTCGGAAGCACCTGCTGGTTTAA
- the cxcr3.3 gene encoding C-X-C chemokine receptor type 3.3, which yields MDVELHGLFEHNNSFDYGDYYVYTEEEDNHSSSRICSFVAVFIPLLYSVALLFGLLGNGLLLVTLWRKRRNLSVMDVFILHLGVVDVLLMLTLIFWAVDAVKGWIIGTGLCKLTGALFKINLHCGIFMLALIGLEMYLSIVRDIQMFSRKNPTVIHLTCLIIWIICLLLSTPDWMYLKATVDPHKNLCDYVYPSNDLRVAIRLLLIVVGVILPLLVLLFCCSCILLYMRNRSRGPQKKKDRRTRVFAAVVLAFLISWTPYNITFIADTVSVTASKWCDGKLWTASGATGIVGLLHCVIKPVIYFVFSKEFRHRTVTMVTFRGCETDSSDVSLWDCGEVGGSVQQEEQNSLRPMSNDINQTTITQDENI from the exons ATGGACGTAGAACTGCACGGACTCTTTGAGCATAACAATTCCTTTGATTATGGCGATTATTATGTGTATACGGAGGAGGAGGACAATCATTCCAGCAGCCGCATATGTAGCTTCGTGGCAGTCTTCATCCCACTACTGTATTCTGTGGCGCTGTTATTTGGACTGCTTGGAAACGGACTGCTGTTGGTAACATTGTGGCGTAAAAGACGAAACTTGAGTGTGATGGACGTGTTCATCCTGCATCTGGGTGTAGTTGATGTTCTGCTGATGCTGACGCTCATCTTCTGGGCTGTAGATGCAGTGAAGGGATGGATCATCGGCACAGGGCTCTGCAAACTCACGGGAGCTTTGTTCAAG ATTAATTTGCACTGTGGCATCTTCATGCTGGCCCTCATCGGTCTCGAAATGTACCTGTCCATCGTCCGTGACATTCAAATGTTCTCTCGTAAAAATCCCACGGTGATTCACCTCACCTGCTTGATCATCTGGATTATCTGCCTGCTCCTTTCCACTCCTGACTGGATGTATCTGAAAGCCACTGTAGATCCACATAAAAACTTGTGCGATTATGTTTACCCCAGTAATGACTTGCGTGTTGCCATCCGTCTTTTATTAATTGTTGTGGGCGTCATTTTACCTTTGCTGGTGCTGCTGTTCTGTTGTTCCTGCATCTTGCTGTATATGCGGAACAGATCCAGAGGACCGCAGAAGAAGAAGGACAGAAGAACACGTGTCTTTGCCGCGGTGGTGCTAGCTTTTCTCATCAGCTGGACGCCCTACAACATTACCTTCATTGCGGACACTGTTTCCGTAACAGCATCAAAATGGTGTGATGGAAAGCTATGGACAGCTAGTGGTGCAACAGGCATTGTGGGCCTCCTACACTGTGTGATAAAACCTGTGATTTATTTCGTTTTCTCCAAAGAGTTCAGGCATCGAACTGTGACTATGGTGACGTTTAGGGGTTGTGAGACAGACAGCAGCGATGTTTCGTTGTGGGACTGTGGTGAAGTGGGTGGAAGTGTCCAACAGGAGGAACAGAATTCACTTCGTCCGATGTCGAATGACATTAATCAAACAACAATAACTCAGGATGAGAATATATAA
- the cxcr3.2 gene encoding C-X-C chemokine receptor type 3-2, protein MSNSITTIDPWDYSEDYNDSSSVFKDDDSAAPCGLTSTWTFVGRFAPVSYILVFLLALVGNILVLCVIRRYRQSRHSPCSFSLTDTFLLHLAISDLLLAITLPFFAVQWISDWMFGVFMCKMAGALFSLNVYCGVLFLACISFDRYLAIVHAINISWRRKTCHAQLACAVIWVTCLGMACVDVHHRYVVPLVGSGKRVCQTVISQQWQISMQLISLFLGFVLPLLVMLYCYIRIFKALCHATTRRQKRRSLRLIISLVVVFVVSWAPYNALRTTDSLRTLGVIADTCGLNKVLDVGILVTESMGLAHCALNPLLYGLVGVKFRRELAQMCKALLGPKVYLGSTGSSHGRGSNRRPTGSFSSMDSENTSYFSAMA, encoded by the exons ATGAGCAATTCAATCACAACCATTGACCCCTGG GATTACAGTGAGGACTACAATGATAGCAGTTCTGTCTTTAAAGATGATGACAGCGCTGCCCCCTGTGGCCTGACAAGCACATGGACCTTTGTCGGACGCTTTGCCCCCGTGTCGTACATCCTGGTCTTCCTCTTGGCACTAGTGGGTAACATTCTAGTGCTGTGTGTGATCCGCCGCTATAGGCAATCTCGGCACAGCCCATGCTCCTTCTCACTGACAGACACCTTCCTGCTTCATTTGGCCATCTCTGACCTCCTATTGGCTATAACGCTGCCATTTTTTGCCGTGCAGTGGATCAGCGATTGGATGTTTGGCGTGTTTATGTGTAAGATGGCCGGAGCTCTGTTTTCACTTAACGTCTACTGCGGCGTGCTGTTCCTGGCCTGCATCAGCTTCGACCGCTACCTGGCTATCGTACACGCCATCAATATCAGCTGGAGACGCAAAACCTGCCACGCTCAGCTGGCATGTGCCGTAATCTGGGTCACATGCCTCGGCATGGCCTGTGTGGATGTGCACCACCGTTATGTGGTGCCCCTGGTTGGCAGCGGTAAGCGGGTGTGCCAAACAGTGATTTCCCAACAATGGCAGATTAGCATGCAGTTGATTAGCCTGTTTCTTGGATTTGTACTTCCTCTCTTAGTCATGCTGTATTGCTACATTCGCATTTTCAAAGCATTGTGCCATGCCACCACGCGCAGGCAGAAACGACGCTCGCTGAGGCTCATCATCTCTTTAGTGGTTGTGTTTGTGGTAAGTTGGGCACCTTATAACGCCCTGCGGACGACTGACAGCCTACGGACACTGGGGGTCATTGCTGACACCTGTGGGTTGAACAAGGTGCTTGATGTGGGCATTCTGGTGACAGAAAGTATGGGGCTAGCACActgtgctttaaatcctctactGTACGGCCTTGTGGGGGTTAAGTTCCGTCGTGAGCTTGCCCAGATGTGCAAAGCTCTGTTAGGACCCAAGGTGTACCTTGGATCAACAGGATCTTCCCATGGTCGGGGATCAAACCGCAGGCCTACTGGATCATTCAGCTCGATGGATAGTGAGAATACCTCATATTTCTCTGCCATGGCCTGA
- the LOC130558479 gene encoding C-X-C chemokine receptor type 3-like isoform X1 → MFSLTLFLQKMDFHTEVINISDFTIFYYDDFYTYSYDYNYSGGDVCGPESSMHFDSIFILVFYCLALVVGLVGNGLVLVVLWKKRMSWNVTDIFILHLSLADVLLLLTLPLWAVEAVKGWSFGTGLCKLTGALFTISLQCGVFMLVCISLDLYLSVIHAVQMKPMVIHCCCLTIWIFCLLLSIPKWMFLQVFVNDRHQDKKECVSLCPSKFSYLAPRLLYHVVGFALPAIILLYCFTCILLRLKCGSHYMQKKRALRVIVALVLSFLISWTPYNITLIIDTIRSANSSDQTSCANTTALNRALTVTSALGFLNWCITPVLYAFEAGTFRKHLLV, encoded by the exons ATGTTTTCTCTTACTCTCTTTTTGCAGAAGATGGATTTCCACACAGAAGTCATCAATATAAGTgattttactattttttattatgatgaCTTCTACACCTACAGCTATGATTATAACTATTCTGGTGGTGATGTGTGTGGtccggagtccagcatgcactTTGATTCCATTTTTATTCTAGTCTTTTACTGTCTGGCACTGGTAGTGGGGCTGGTGGGAAATGGTCTGGTGCTTGTAGTGCTGTGGAAGAAAAGGATGAGCTGGAATGTCACGGACATCTTCATTCTTCATCTGAGTTTAGCTGATGTTCTGCTGCTGCTGACGCTGCCACTGTGGGCGGTAGAGGCGGTGAAAGGATGGAGCTTTGGCACGGGACTCTGCAAACTCACAGGAGCTTTGTTCACG ATCAGTTTGCAATGTGGTGTTTTCATGCTGGTCTGCATCAGTCTtgacctctacctgtcagtcatCCACGCAGTGCAGATGAAGCCCATGGTGATACATTGTTGCTGTCTGACCATCTGGATTTTCTGTCTACTGCTCTCCATTCCCAAATGGATGTTCCTCCAGGTCTTTGTAAATGATAGACATCAAGATAAAAAAGAATGTGTTAGCTTGTGCCCTTCAAAATTTTCGTATCTGGCTCCTCGTCTGCTCTATCATGTGGTGGGCTTCGCTCTGCCTGCAATAATCCTTCTTTATTGTTTCACTTGCATCCTGCTGCGGTTGAAGTGTGGATCCCATTACATGCAGAAGAAACGGGCCTTGCGTGTCATTGTAGCCCTAGTACTGTCCTTTTTAATCAGCTGGACGCCCTATAATATCACCCTCATCATTGACACTATCAGAAGTGCTAATTCCAGTGACCAAACATCGTGTGCCAACACTACAGCATTAAATAGAGCCCTAACAGTTACTTCTGCTTTGGGCTTTCTAAACTGGTGCATCACCCCAGTGCTTTACGCTTTCGAGGCCGGAACGTTTCGGAAGCACCTGCTGGTTTAA